Proteins encoded in a region of the Mycobacterium branderi genome:
- a CDS encoding VOC family protein, whose protein sequence is MLAAKQICQIAWVVDDLDAAVQHWRQMAGIGPFYVGEHVGGIFTEATHRGSPVAVDMSCAIAQSGPVQIELIKQHGGAPSPYRDVYAEGESGLHHLCSFVDDVEAECRNYQRHGFEVVMTGVVAGQTPVAYVDTRPMTGCMTELMGRSGLVLDMFAAAAAAAADWDGTDPVRDLTALMS, encoded by the coding sequence GTGCTCGCAGCAAAGCAGATTTGCCAAATAGCTTGGGTTGTAGATGATCTCGATGCCGCTGTTCAACACTGGCGGCAGATGGCAGGGATTGGGCCGTTCTACGTGGGCGAGCATGTCGGTGGGATCTTCACCGAAGCGACGCATCGTGGTAGTCCGGTTGCAGTGGACATGAGTTGCGCGATTGCCCAGTCCGGTCCAGTCCAGATTGAACTCATCAAGCAACATGGTGGAGCCCCATCGCCGTACCGCGACGTCTACGCGGAAGGCGAAAGCGGACTCCATCATCTCTGCAGCTTTGTCGACGACGTTGAGGCCGAATGCCGCAACTACCAGCGACACGGCTTCGAGGTGGTGATGACCGGAGTGGTCGCGGGCCAGACGCCGGTCGCCTATGTGGACACCCGGCCAATGACCGGTTGCATGACCGAACTGATGGGGCGGAGCGGTCTGGTGCTCGATATGTTCGCCGCCGCCGCCGCGGCCGCAGCCGACTGGGACGGCACTGATCCCGTCCGCGACCTGACCGCACTGATGTCATGA
- a CDS encoding acyl-CoA dehydrogenase family protein encodes MADQNSITSAQFVFTPEQQELRTAVRGFCAEHSDKSTVRQLMESTPPFDQKSWLRLGSELGVLGLGVPEELGGSGGGLVDAAIAVEELGAALFCGPVFGTLALSIPALVAAPKTPVRAETLGPLVAGTRTAAFAVPEQAGRLAVDAVTLRANGSRDTWFISGTVERVVDAGAADDLLVAATGPGGVALFVVDATGPGVERTALSALDMTRPQAAIRLADAPARLVAGPEAAPRICEHALQVGAVLLAAEQVGGAQHLLDLSVSYAKERLQFGRPIGSFQAVKHKLADMLVDQEHARSAAYYGAWALQDGSDDPALASSIAQATCSAAFTRIAADTIQVHGGIGFTWEHQAHLYFKRAFTDAALLGSAEEHRSRIAELVLDNATPSYEITVATG; translated from the coding sequence GTGGCTGACCAAAACTCAATCACAAGCGCACAATTCGTGTTCACGCCGGAGCAACAAGAATTGCGCACGGCGGTGCGCGGGTTTTGCGCCGAGCACTCCGACAAGTCCACCGTGCGCCAACTGATGGAGTCCACTCCCCCGTTCGACCAAAAGAGTTGGTTGCGACTCGGGTCGGAGCTCGGCGTCCTCGGGCTCGGCGTACCGGAGGAGCTCGGCGGCTCAGGGGGCGGCCTCGTCGACGCCGCGATCGCCGTCGAGGAACTGGGCGCAGCACTGTTCTGCGGTCCTGTCTTCGGCACCCTCGCGCTATCAATCCCCGCGCTCGTTGCCGCGCCGAAAACACCGGTGCGTGCCGAAACCCTCGGTCCGCTCGTCGCGGGCACTCGGACCGCCGCGTTCGCTGTCCCAGAACAGGCCGGACGCTTGGCAGTCGATGCTGTGACGTTGCGGGCCAACGGTTCTCGGGACACGTGGTTCATTTCCGGAACCGTTGAGCGTGTCGTCGACGCCGGCGCCGCAGACGACCTGCTCGTCGCCGCGACCGGTCCGGGCGGAGTCGCACTGTTCGTCGTCGATGCCACCGGGCCCGGGGTCGAGCGCACCGCGCTGTCCGCGTTGGACATGACCCGGCCGCAGGCCGCGATCCGGCTCGCCGACGCCCCCGCCCGACTCGTCGCCGGCCCGGAGGCCGCGCCGCGCATCTGCGAGCACGCCCTGCAGGTCGGTGCGGTGCTGCTGGCCGCCGAGCAGGTCGGCGGTGCCCAGCACCTGCTTGACCTGAGCGTCTCGTATGCCAAGGAACGCTTGCAGTTCGGGCGACCCATCGGTTCGTTCCAGGCTGTCAAACACAAACTCGCTGACATGCTGGTTGATCAGGAGCACGCCCGCTCCGCGGCCTACTACGGCGCTTGGGCACTGCAGGACGGCTCGGACGACCCCGCACTTGCATCGTCGATCGCGCAAGCGACCTGCTCGGCCGCCTTCACCCGCATCGCAGCCGACACCATCCAAGTGCACGGCGGCATCGGTTTCACATGGGAACATCAGGCGCACCTGTACTTTAAGCGCGCCTTCACGGACGCCGCCCTGCTGGGCTCCGCCGAGGAACACCGATCGCGGATCGCCGAATTGGTGCTCGACAACGCCACGCCGAGTTACGAAATCACCGTCGCGACCGGGTGA
- a CDS encoding VOC family protein codes for MIKIERVAHVVIKVRSLEKSLDFYTRVLGLKVMGRIPPAVAFLSTGRDHHELGIAELGAEAPDSQFYRVGMEHFAFKLSSEEDLREAYQTLLDEGVEIAYTVNHGVTKSVYFFDPDGNELEVYADNSPEEVASFENPYGGMEKLDFATDQPSLLDSIVKAQQEMAPAGAPAAE; via the coding sequence ATGATCAAGATCGAGAGGGTGGCGCACGTCGTCATAAAGGTCCGCAGCTTGGAGAAGTCACTTGATTTCTACACCCGGGTCCTTGGACTCAAGGTGATGGGCAGAATCCCTCCGGCAGTCGCCTTCCTTTCGACCGGACGCGACCACCACGAACTGGGTATCGCCGAACTCGGTGCCGAGGCCCCCGACAGTCAGTTCTACCGCGTCGGCATGGAGCATTTCGCGTTCAAGCTCAGCAGTGAAGAGGACCTGCGCGAGGCGTACCAAACCCTCCTGGATGAAGGCGTCGAGATTGCTTACACCGTCAACCACGGCGTGACGAAGAGCGTCTATTTCTTCGATCCGGACGGCAATGAGTTGGAGGTCTATGCCGACAACTCCCCGGAGGAGGTTGCAAGCTTCGAGAACCCGTATGGGGGCATGGAAAAGCTGGACTTCGCTACCGACCAGCCGTCGCTGCTGGACTCGATCGTCAAGGCTCAGCAAGAAATGGCTCCCGCAGGGGCGCCCGCGGCTGAATAG
- a CDS encoding SDR family NAD(P)-dependent oxidoreductase, with protein sequence MTSLFDLTGHVALITGGNSGIGLGMAHGLAQSGADVCIWGTNADRNEAASQELATHGTRVRAIRCDVGDEDAVTASFAETLDYFGKVDSCFANAGMPTPGIRFVDTSLADFRAVTRVNLDGAFLTLRAAAKHMVERGGGGVLVATSSVSAIDGYPRGQAYAASKAGLTAIIRGCAVELARYGIHAHSLVVGWTETPLISREMGNPAFAENVMKRMPQRRWGAPDDFARIAVYLAGGVGGFHTGDEIVIDGGYSIF encoded by the coding sequence ATGACCTCACTCTTCGATCTGACCGGACACGTCGCGCTAATCACTGGGGGTAACTCCGGGATCGGACTCGGCATGGCGCACGGACTCGCCCAAAGCGGCGCTGACGTTTGCATCTGGGGCACCAACGCCGACCGCAACGAGGCCGCTTCGCAGGAGCTCGCGACGCACGGCACACGGGTTCGGGCGATCCGGTGCGACGTGGGCGACGAGGACGCCGTGACTGCCAGCTTCGCCGAAACACTCGATTACTTCGGGAAGGTCGATTCCTGCTTCGCGAATGCGGGGATGCCCACCCCCGGCATTCGGTTTGTCGACACAAGTCTCGCGGACTTCCGGGCGGTCACCCGGGTAAATCTCGACGGTGCGTTCCTAACGCTGCGCGCTGCGGCGAAGCACATGGTGGAGCGCGGCGGCGGCGGCGTTCTGGTAGCCACGTCGAGTGTCTCGGCGATCGACGGGTACCCCCGCGGTCAGGCGTATGCGGCGAGCAAGGCCGGACTGACGGCGATCATCAGAGGCTGCGCCGTCGAGCTGGCGCGGTATGGGATCCACGCGCACTCACTCGTGGTCGGCTGGACCGAGACGCCTCTGATCTCTCGGGAAATGGGCAACCCGGCGTTCGCAGAGAACGTCATGAAGCGGATGCCACAGCGCCGTTGGGGTGCGCCGGACGATTTCGCGCGGATCGCGGTGTACCTGGCCGGCGGCGTCGGCGGATTCCACACCGGCGACGAGATTGTCATCGACGGCGGATACTCGATCTTCTGA
- a CDS encoding MDR/zinc-dependent alcohol dehydrogenase-like family protein: protein MPFQLAKVEGLRVIADASEADEQLVRELGADHVIRRGKDFGSQVREIGPRRRSRPFGSGVLMPGNESAESVVCDFMAAWRRWQVDELAGFLGDDAVWVDGYNVEIIGAFDVDQQRANCPMARLLRLPNARGQHP, encoded by the coding sequence ATGCCATTCCAGCTGGCCAAGGTGGAGGGGCTCAGAGTCATCGCCGATGCGTCCGAAGCCGACGAGCAGCTCGTCCGCGAACTCGGCGCCGACCATGTCATTCGCCGCGGCAAGGATTTTGGCAGCCAGGTCCGCGAGATCGGTCCAAGGCGGCGTTCGCGGCCGTTTGGTTCTGGAGTTCTGATGCCGGGGAACGAGTCCGCGGAGTCTGTGGTGTGTGACTTCATGGCTGCGTGGCGGCGTTGGCAAGTAGACGAACTCGCCGGCTTCCTCGGCGATGACGCAGTTTGGGTCGACGGCTACAACGTCGAAATCATCGGCGCGTTCGACGTTGACCAGCAGCGGGCTAATTGTCCGATGGCGCGACTACTACGACTCCCGAACGCTCGAGGCCAGCATCCGTAA
- a CDS encoding NIPSNAP family protein, with protein sequence MTSDNRIFELRTYEAVPGKIDALVSRIGDHAAPLFEKHGMTNIGFWVQTDDDGKPTDTLIYVVAHASREAAKKSWEAFWADPEWTAARFNGEQVTASATSVFIEPTEFSKLR encoded by the coding sequence ATGACTTCAGATAACCGCATCTTCGAACTTCGTACATACGAGGCAGTGCCGGGCAAAATCGACGCGCTCGTGAGTCGCATCGGGGATCACGCCGCGCCGCTGTTCGAAAAGCACGGTATGACCAACATCGGCTTCTGGGTGCAGACCGACGACGACGGCAAGCCCACCGACACCCTCATCTACGTCGTGGCGCATGCCAGCCGGGAGGCCGCCAAAAAATCCTGGGAGGCCTTTTGGGCGGATCCCGAGTGGACTGCCGCGCGGTTTAACGGCGAGCAGGTCACGGCCAGCGCTACGTCCGTGTTCATCGAACCCACGGAATTCTCGAAACTGCGCTGA
- a CDS encoding putative quinol monooxygenase: protein MTVQAIMELTIKEGRYDDFRDFMVKILPDTRPYKGCVCIEFVRNQDNPAHLLVMEKWNSREDYENYFKWRMESGIMERIAGMIEGEPKLQFFDPAGL, encoded by the coding sequence ATGACCGTCCAGGCAATCATGGAACTGACGATCAAGGAAGGCCGCTACGACGACTTCCGTGACTTCATGGTGAAGATTCTTCCGGACACCCGTCCGTATAAAGGTTGTGTATGCATCGAATTCGTTCGGAACCAGGATAATCCCGCACATCTGCTGGTCATGGAGAAGTGGAATAGCCGCGAGGACTATGAGAACTACTTCAAGTGGCGGATGGAATCCGGGATCATGGAGCGGATCGCTGGCATGATCGAGGGCGAGCCGAAACTGCAATTCTTCGATCCGGCGGGACTGTGA
- a CDS encoding SDR family NAD(P)-dependent oxidoreductase, translated as MTTNWPAGQAAFVTGAASGIGLGIARALVAAGAKVALADIDATRLAMVEQELTDAGGSVMAVPLDVTDAEQWAAAADRAEEVLGPISILCNNAGANGGGELDKTPLEVWRWVYRINVEGQFIGLLTFLPRFKGRGGRAHIVNTASMAGIVPMIRVGAYSSAKFASFGLSMVLRGECEGTDIGVSVLCPGTVSTRISETSGAGEAKLLGEEVNTAVVEGNNALLAQGADPNRVGEQVVEAMQQGQFLIITHADWLPLVEAVHNEIQTTFDEFDNRHGADITAKILAQGISPVTT; from the coding sequence ATGACAACGAATTGGCCCGCAGGACAAGCAGCTTTCGTCACCGGAGCGGCATCGGGGATCGGGCTCGGGATCGCCCGCGCGCTCGTCGCAGCAGGCGCAAAGGTGGCACTCGCCGATATCGACGCCACTCGATTGGCCATGGTCGAGCAGGAGTTGACCGATGCCGGTGGCTCGGTGATGGCAGTGCCGCTAGACGTCACAGACGCTGAGCAGTGGGCAGCTGCGGCCGATCGGGCCGAGGAGGTCCTCGGCCCGATCTCGATCCTGTGCAACAACGCGGGCGCCAACGGCGGTGGAGAACTCGACAAGACGCCGCTTGAAGTCTGGCGCTGGGTCTACCGGATCAACGTCGAAGGACAGTTCATCGGCCTGCTGACCTTCCTGCCGCGTTTCAAGGGCCGCGGTGGTCGCGCCCACATCGTCAACACCGCTTCGATGGCCGGGATCGTGCCAATGATCCGCGTCGGCGCCTACTCCTCGGCGAAGTTCGCCAGCTTCGGTTTGTCGATGGTGCTGCGTGGCGAATGCGAGGGCACCGATATCGGTGTCTCGGTGCTCTGCCCGGGCACGGTGAGCACCCGAATCAGTGAGACCTCTGGCGCAGGCGAAGCGAAACTGCTTGGCGAAGAAGTGAACACTGCCGTGGTCGAAGGCAACAACGCACTACTGGCGCAGGGGGCCGATCCCAACCGCGTCGGTGAGCAGGTGGTCGAAGCCATGCAGCAAGGGCAGTTCCTGATCATTACTCATGCCGATTGGCTGCCGCTGGTCGAAGCTGTGCACAACGAAATCCAAACCACTTTCGATGAATTCGACAACCGTCACGGCGCCGACATCACCGCGAAGATCCTGGCGCAGGGCATCAGTCCGGTCACAACGTAG
- a CDS encoding acyl-CoA dehydrogenase family protein: MSTESETARVAQAARKVVQEYNPHSVPLPEFFAACFDAGLCWVHFPLGLGGLGVSRGLQGVADAILHETGVPAAHELNLIGYGMAAPTICEHAQTEELKRKWLRPLATTEDIWCQLFSEPGAGSDLAGLATSAIRDGDEWIVKGQKVWTTLAHRASWALLLARTDPNAPKHKGLTYFVVDMRSPGVETRPLRQMTGQAEFNEVYLNGVRVPDAHRLGAIGAGWQVAMTTLMNERNSIGASGTHRGDGTIADAVALWTQRPDRHTPVRRDRLTQLWLRSEAQRLTSQRSRATATVRGPGPEGSVDKLVGAELNQRIYEFCMDLLGPEGLLYDDYTMRVVSPDDDQGPVQQRFLRSRANTIEGGTSEVLRNVLGERILGLPGDLRADSGPWREVPRG, from the coding sequence TTGAGCACTGAAAGCGAAACTGCGCGAGTAGCACAAGCAGCGCGAAAAGTCGTACAGGAGTACAACCCCCACTCCGTTCCGCTCCCCGAGTTCTTCGCTGCTTGCTTCGACGCCGGCTTGTGCTGGGTGCATTTCCCCTTGGGGCTCGGTGGGCTCGGCGTATCCCGAGGACTTCAGGGCGTCGCGGACGCGATCCTGCATGAGACCGGCGTGCCCGCAGCGCATGAGCTGAACCTCATCGGCTACGGGATGGCTGCGCCGACCATCTGCGAGCACGCACAGACCGAGGAGCTGAAACGTAAGTGGCTCCGGCCGCTCGCGACCACCGAAGACATCTGGTGCCAGCTGTTCTCCGAGCCTGGTGCCGGGTCCGACTTGGCGGGGCTGGCCACATCGGCCATCCGTGACGGTGACGAGTGGATAGTGAAGGGGCAGAAGGTGTGGACCACGCTGGCCCACCGCGCCAGTTGGGCGCTGCTGCTCGCCCGCACCGACCCGAATGCCCCGAAGCACAAGGGCCTTACGTATTTCGTCGTCGACATGCGCTCCCCCGGCGTCGAAACCCGCCCACTGCGCCAGATGACCGGCCAAGCCGAGTTCAACGAGGTCTACCTCAACGGCGTCCGGGTCCCGGACGCGCACCGGCTGGGCGCGATCGGCGCCGGCTGGCAGGTCGCAATGACCACGCTGATGAATGAGCGCAACTCGATCGGCGCGAGCGGCACCCATCGCGGCGACGGCACGATCGCCGACGCCGTCGCGCTGTGGACCCAGCGCCCAGATCGCCACACCCCGGTGCGACGCGACCGCCTCACCCAGCTCTGGCTGCGCTCGGAGGCACAGCGGCTGACGTCGCAACGCTCCCGCGCCACCGCAACCGTGCGCGGCCCCGGCCCGGAGGGGTCAGTCGACAAGCTCGTCGGCGCCGAATTGAATCAACGGATTTACGAGTTCTGCATGGACCTCCTCGGACCTGAGGGGCTTCTCTACGACGACTACACGATGCGCGTGGTGAGCCCCGACGACGACCAAGGGCCCGTGCAGCAGCGCTTCCTACGTTCGCGCGCCAACACCATCGAAGGCGGCACCTCAGAGGTGCTGCGAAACGTTCTCGGCGAACGGATCCTGGGCCTGCCCGGCGATCTGCGTGCCGACTCCGGACCATGGCGTGAGGTGCCCCGTGGCTGA
- a CDS encoding PPOX class F420-dependent oxidoreductase, translating to MTTIPESHRDLFEAPLVASLSTVGSDGTPQVTAIWFVADGDTVKASLVTARQKYKNVVAHPRATLFIIDPNNPFRTLEIRGTVQVDEDPELKLFERVFRHYGQDPATFPAPRDGRVAITLLPTHVVAQG from the coding sequence ATGACGACTATCCCCGAATCCCATCGTGACCTTTTCGAGGCGCCGCTTGTCGCTTCGCTGTCTACCGTCGGCAGCGATGGGACTCCCCAGGTGACCGCGATCTGGTTCGTGGCCGACGGCGATACGGTCAAGGCGTCCCTGGTGACCGCGCGGCAGAAGTACAAGAACGTCGTCGCGCACCCACGGGCGACGTTGTTCATCATTGATCCGAACAATCCGTTCCGGACGCTTGAGATCCGCGGAACGGTGCAGGTCGACGAGGACCCCGAGCTAAAGCTTTTCGAGCGGGTTTTTCGGCACTACGGCCAAGACCCCGCGACGTTTCCCGCGCCTCGCGACGGGCGAGTCGCCATCACGTTGCTGCCCACTCACGTCGTGGCCCAGGGCTAA
- a CDS encoding TetR/AcrR family transcriptional regulator, with product MSSTASTTGKPSETRVRLVESAAELFSRQGFGATGIKAVLAAAAAPYGSLYHFFPGGKQELGAAALTYGGERYRELLESVYPPGADVVEATADSFVQAAELLEGTDYGYACPIATIALEVANNDELMRTAAADAFESWLDVLEQRFTAAGMSVDRARDVAVEIFCLIEGAVLLSRTTRSSVPMHTAGRAAANAVAAGLAAAGNGHKAKKKRGK from the coding sequence ATGTCTTCCACCGCGTCAACCACTGGGAAGCCGTCCGAAACGCGAGTCCGCCTCGTCGAGTCGGCGGCCGAGCTGTTCAGTCGACAGGGTTTCGGGGCGACCGGCATCAAGGCCGTCCTCGCGGCCGCCGCCGCGCCGTACGGGTCGCTCTACCACTTCTTTCCCGGCGGCAAGCAGGAACTCGGTGCCGCCGCTCTCACCTACGGCGGTGAGCGTTACCGGGAGTTGCTCGAGTCGGTGTACCCGCCCGGAGCCGACGTCGTCGAGGCGACGGCGGATTCCTTCGTCCAGGCGGCCGAGCTGCTCGAGGGGACGGACTACGGCTACGCCTGCCCGATCGCGACGATCGCCCTGGAGGTGGCCAACAACGACGAGCTGATGCGAACGGCTGCCGCCGACGCGTTTGAGTCGTGGCTGGACGTTCTTGAGCAGCGCTTCACGGCCGCTGGGATGAGCGTAGACCGTGCGCGCGACGTCGCGGTGGAGATCTTCTGCCTGATCGAAGGCGCTGTCCTGCTGTCGCGCACCACGCGGTCGTCCGTACCGATGCACACCGCCGGGCGGGCGGCAGCAAACGCAGTTGCCGCCGGGCTCGCCGCGGCCGGCAACGGCCACAAGGCTAAGAAAAAGCGCGGCAAGTGA
- a CDS encoding SDR family NAD(P)-dependent oxidoreductase: MAATTADHSNRSTAVPSRNAITHEETRGLMGNLEGKVAIVTGSSRGIGAAIARRLAADGAAVVVNYVASADKAHAVVEGIQQAGGTATAIQADMGDWSQAQALVQKAAAEFGRLDILVNNAVQEVGREPIEDLTEEFTYKQFAVIVIGPIAAMQAAAPLLPEGGRIINISSCVTVHPVPWSTVYSGTKAGLEGATRSLAAELGPRNITVNSIGVGFTKTDLIGTNTKEQDDALIARTPLGRIGEPEDIADAVSLLASPDARWITGQLVLASGGIVP; the protein is encoded by the coding sequence TTGGCGGCGACGACTGCCGATCATTCGAACCGCTCGACAGCTGTCCCAAGCAGAAATGCCATCACGCATGAGGAGACGAGAGGTCTGATGGGGAATCTAGAAGGCAAGGTTGCGATCGTGACCGGATCGTCGCGCGGTATCGGAGCGGCAATCGCACGACGATTAGCGGCCGATGGCGCGGCCGTGGTGGTGAACTATGTGGCCTCTGCAGACAAAGCGCACGCAGTGGTCGAGGGTATTCAGCAGGCCGGCGGCACGGCGACCGCGATCCAGGCCGACATGGGTGACTGGTCGCAAGCCCAGGCGCTAGTTCAGAAGGCGGCAGCGGAGTTCGGCCGCCTCGACATCTTGGTCAACAACGCGGTACAGGAGGTGGGCAGAGAGCCCATCGAGGACCTCACCGAGGAGTTCACCTACAAGCAATTCGCGGTCATTGTGATCGGGCCGATTGCGGCCATGCAGGCGGCTGCGCCGCTGCTTCCCGAAGGCGGTCGCATCATCAACATCAGCTCGTGCGTCACGGTCCACCCGGTCCCGTGGAGCACCGTCTACTCGGGGACGAAGGCCGGCCTGGAAGGGGCGACCAGGTCGCTTGCCGCCGAGCTCGGGCCGCGGAACATCACCGTTAACTCGATCGGGGTTGGTTTCACCAAAACGGATTTGATCGGAACGAACACGAAAGAGCAGGACGATGCCTTGATCGCCCGCACACCGCTGGGCCGCATCGGAGAGCCCGAGGACATCGCCGACGCGGTATCGCTACTCGCGTCACCGGATGCGCGGTGGATCACGGGACAACTGGTGCTGGCGAGCGGGGGCATCGTTCCCTGA
- a CDS encoding amidohydrolase family protein, whose amino-acid sequence MKLLAHDVDAHEMIPSHLLEDVLGQPGRIMGKVFESADKLRPDPTATNMHQTDIAGDLKDIDPEDIWKIKGPSAPSAIDLSRRVEVLDVMGIDRQLVFPTTAIAAMIVGGMNDIAYEMRFGGDMSVFEGTSRPEFAKDFLRAYNEWVKDNAVLADGRIRVVGIVPTRQDVNEMIETAKDLVDAGVRAVYLQADVPPGGVSPAHSMLDPLWRLFEENDIAVTLHIGTEFAFLDPGWMIAETFQDLFQSPEIPNTNIQLFSTVHMAVDNYVSAMVLGGVFERFPRLRLGLMEVGAHWVGCAARRMDMYIKVFPGSAAAKFPLKPSEYFARNIRVSPFNFEPVDRYFQDDPDLADVFCYSTDYPHVEGTKDSMKNMLAKVEPLGEEITTKFFRTNAEWLLP is encoded by the coding sequence ATGAAGCTCCTTGCACACGACGTTGACGCTCACGAGATGATCCCGAGCCACTTGCTCGAGGACGTCCTGGGCCAGCCCGGCCGAATCATGGGCAAAGTTTTCGAATCCGCGGACAAACTCCGTCCGGACCCCACCGCGACCAACATGCACCAGACGGACATTGCGGGTGACCTGAAAGACATTGACCCCGAGGACATCTGGAAGATCAAGGGGCCATCAGCACCGAGTGCGATCGACCTCAGCCGCCGCGTCGAGGTTCTGGACGTGATGGGCATCGATCGTCAGCTGGTCTTCCCGACCACGGCCATCGCCGCGATGATCGTCGGCGGCATGAACGACATCGCCTACGAAATGCGCTTCGGCGGTGACATGTCGGTATTCGAGGGCACGTCACGACCGGAGTTCGCCAAGGACTTCTTGCGCGCATACAACGAGTGGGTCAAGGACAACGCAGTCCTGGCCGACGGCAGGATTCGGGTCGTCGGGATTGTCCCCACGCGGCAGGATGTGAACGAAATGATCGAAACCGCAAAAGACTTGGTCGATGCGGGTGTTCGCGCGGTGTACCTGCAGGCCGACGTTCCGCCCGGCGGGGTCTCGCCGGCGCATTCGATGCTGGACCCGCTGTGGCGTCTGTTCGAGGAAAACGACATCGCGGTGACGCTGCACATCGGCACCGAGTTCGCCTTCCTGGACCCGGGCTGGATGATCGCCGAGACATTCCAGGATCTGTTCCAGTCACCGGAGATCCCGAATACCAACATCCAGCTGTTTTCGACGGTGCACATGGCGGTTGACAACTATGTGTCCGCGATGGTGCTCGGCGGGGTGTTCGAACGATTCCCGCGGCTGCGGCTCGGTTTGATGGAGGTCGGGGCGCACTGGGTCGGATGTGCCGCGCGGCGCATGGATATGTACATCAAGGTGTTCCCCGGCTCGGCGGCGGCGAAATTCCCGTTGAAGCCCTCGGAGTACTTCGCCCGAAACATCCGGGTGTCGCCGTTCAACTTCGAGCCCGTCGACCGGTATTTCCAGGACGATCCCGACTTGGCCGACGTGTTCTGTTACTCGACCGACTACCCACACGTCGAAGGTACGAAGGACTCGATGAAGAACATGCTCGCCAAGGTCGAGCCCCTCGGCGAGGAGATCACCACCAAGTTCTTCCGAACGAATGCCGAGTGGCTCTTGCCGTGA
- a CDS encoding flavin reductase family protein, with translation MIAFESPTADPSLLRRAFGCFPSGVTAVCAMVDGAPVGMAASSFTSVSLDPPLVSVCFQASSTTWQRLRERPRLGISVLAQGQDNICMSLAQKTTDRFADVAWDRTPEGAVFVRGATAWLECSLYSEVPAGDHAVALLEIQGLQAYPKAAPLVFHGSQFRRLAGIAFEADVADFANDE, from the coding sequence ATGATCGCTTTCGAGTCGCCTACCGCCGATCCCAGCCTGCTGCGCAGAGCGTTCGGATGCTTCCCCTCAGGGGTCACCGCGGTGTGCGCGATGGTCGATGGCGCTCCGGTGGGTATGGCGGCCAGCTCGTTCACGTCAGTGTCCCTCGACCCTCCACTGGTCTCTGTGTGCTTTCAGGCATCTTCGACCACCTGGCAGAGGCTGCGTGAGCGGCCCCGGTTGGGGATCAGCGTGTTGGCGCAGGGCCAAGACAACATATGCATGAGCCTCGCCCAGAAGACCACTGACCGCTTCGCCGACGTCGCCTGGGATCGCACGCCCGAAGGCGCGGTGTTCGTCCGTGGCGCCACCGCGTGGCTCGAATGCTCCCTGTACAGTGAGGTTCCGGCAGGCGACCACGCCGTCGCGCTGCTTGAAATCCAAGGCCTGCAGGCCTATCCGAAGGCCGCGCCACTCGTCTTCCACGGCAGCCAGTTCCGCCGACTCGCGGGCATCGCGTTCGAAGCGGATGTGGCCGACTTCGCCAATGACGAGTAG